A portion of the Calothrix sp. 336/3 genome contains these proteins:
- a CDS encoding DUF6760 family protein, producing MEQLHEEVACIAFEFNWSLGEILDLEHGDRRRWVQEIGKIREMGNRG from the coding sequence TTGGAACAGTTACACGAGGAGGTAGCTTGTATTGCATTTGAGTTTAACTGGTCACTAGGAGAAATTCTCGATTTAGAACATGGCGATCGCCGTCGTTGGGTACAGGAAATTGGCAAAATTCGAGAAATGGGAAATAGGGGTTAA
- a CDS encoding phage tail protein yields MQKQESTSFGLNLVTANRFYVGMESTISASFSECQGLGVKVKYETYQEGGVNDQQRIFLGQSEFSEVTLKRGLSDDLVFWQWASQVMKPDKSKAIERRNINILVFNQAGETMQCWTLIGAVPVGWKAPSLTADSSSVAIEELTLAYEGVKIAKSGTASATSLKGRQNGYFGSN; encoded by the coding sequence ATGCAAAAGCAAGAAAGCACGTCTTTTGGACTCAATTTAGTCACAGCTAACCGTTTTTATGTGGGAATGGAAAGCACTATTTCTGCTTCCTTTAGTGAGTGTCAAGGATTAGGTGTCAAAGTTAAATATGAAACATATCAAGAAGGTGGAGTAAATGACCAACAAAGAATTTTTCTGGGGCAATCTGAGTTTTCTGAAGTGACACTAAAACGCGGTTTAAGCGATGATTTAGTATTTTGGCAGTGGGCATCTCAAGTCATGAAACCTGACAAGAGTAAGGCAATAGAACGACGGAATATCAACATTTTAGTATTCAACCAAGCAGGTGAAACTATGCAATGTTGGACACTAATTGGAGCAGTACCCGTAGGTTGGAAAGCACCCAGTCTCACAGCAGATTCTTCTAGCGTAGCCATTGAAGAATTAACTCTCGCTTATGAGGGTGTTAAAATTGCCAAATCGGGTACAGCTTCTGCAACTTCTTTAAAAGGTCGTCAGAACGGATACTTTGGTAGTAATTAA
- a CDS encoding VgrG-related protein has protein sequence MSGSYTATPILKIDGKAADSNLLDDILQISIEESLHLPGMFTLLIRNDYFSTRQGENPWLYDKTFTIGKSIEIGFQSSTTGSTEFKDETEVTLLQGEITAIEAQFNPESQAPIIIRGYDVSHRLHRGRYNRSFQNMTDTDIVKRVIGEVGIKAGTIDDTGGPYGFGDPVGYIFQENQTNMEFLRERAARHGFELFVQDGKLNFRKPVADKTLNLKWLKDISSFHVQVSSAEQVSSVEVRGWDYQKKQAIVSTKSSQTAQVVTEIDQGSGKKVSTAFKGSPKMIVVDQPVFSEKESEAIAQALYNELSGEFVQADAKGEGNPQIRPGKVIKLTDMGKYSGSYYVTETRHVFQNRVYTTEFSVRGLRGDDLLSIVSSQPRLQPGQTMLIGIVTNNNDPKKWGRVRLKFPTLTNDHESDWARVVTTGAGNDRGFDCLPEVNDEVLVGFEHGDIHRPFVIGSVWNGKDAPPVAVTESVVDSKVRLRTFKTRTGHTLQFVEEDKGSSKKGVYLNTVYGHKLDMNDTDQVINLQTKGNHLVTVDDKNKKIEIKTSGGNVCKMDDQGRKITVSATGEIEMTASQKITLKVGGSKIEISASSITLSMGSSKIELGASGIDIKSSAMTNVQGTSTSVKGSANVTVSAPMVSLG, from the coding sequence ATGTCTGGTAGTTATACTGCTACTCCCATTCTGAAGATAGACGGAAAAGCTGCTGATAGTAATCTCCTAGATGATATTTTGCAAATTTCCATCGAAGAAAGTCTGCATTTACCGGGGATGTTTACTTTGCTGATTCGCAATGATTATTTTTCTACCCGTCAGGGGGAAAATCCTTGGTTGTATGACAAGACTTTCACCATCGGAAAATCGATTGAGATTGGTTTTCAGTCTAGTACCACTGGAAGTACGGAGTTTAAAGACGAAACTGAAGTGACTTTGCTTCAGGGGGAAATTACTGCTATTGAAGCGCAGTTTAATCCGGAATCTCAAGCACCGATAATTATCAGAGGTTACGACGTGAGTCACCGTTTACACCGGGGACGCTATAATCGTTCGTTTCAAAATATGACAGATACGGATATTGTCAAACGGGTTATCGGTGAAGTGGGAATTAAGGCAGGTACTATTGATGATACTGGGGGACCCTATGGTTTTGGCGATCCGGTGGGGTATATTTTTCAAGAGAACCAGACAAACATGGAGTTTCTGCGGGAACGAGCAGCTCGTCATGGGTTTGAATTATTTGTGCAGGATGGTAAGCTAAATTTCCGTAAGCCTGTGGCTGATAAAACTTTAAACCTCAAGTGGTTAAAGGATATTTCTAGTTTTCATGTTCAGGTTAGCAGTGCGGAACAGGTTAGCTCAGTGGAAGTACGGGGATGGGACTATCAAAAGAAACAAGCTATTGTCTCAACAAAAAGTAGTCAAACTGCACAGGTAGTGACAGAGATTGATCAGGGAAGTGGGAAAAAAGTCAGTACTGCTTTTAAAGGTAGTCCGAAAATGATTGTTGTCGATCAACCTGTATTTTCTGAGAAAGAATCGGAGGCGATCGCCCAAGCTTTATATAACGAATTATCGGGTGAATTTGTGCAAGCGGATGCGAAAGGGGAAGGAAATCCCCAAATTCGTCCGGGGAAGGTGATTAAACTCACAGACATGGGTAAGTATAGCGGTAGCTACTACGTCACAGAAACCCGTCACGTTTTCCAAAATCGAGTTTATACTACGGAGTTTAGTGTACGTGGGTTACGGGGTGATGACTTACTTTCGATTGTATCTTCCCAACCCCGTCTGCAACCTGGACAAACCATGCTGATTGGGATTGTCACAAATAATAATGACCCAAAAAAATGGGGGAGAGTGCGACTTAAATTTCCCACCCTGACGAACGATCATGAAAGCGACTGGGCAAGAGTTGTTACAACCGGAGCTGGTAATGACCGAGGTTTTGACTGTCTCCCAGAGGTGAATGACGAGGTGTTAGTGGGGTTTGAACATGGTGATATTCATCGTCCCTTTGTGATTGGTAGCGTTTGGAATGGTAAGGATGCGCCACCTGTGGCAGTCACTGAGTCTGTGGTTGATAGCAAAGTCAGATTACGTACCTTTAAAACCCGTACAGGTCATACGTTACAGTTTGTGGAAGAGGATAAGGGAAGTAGTAAAAAAGGTGTCTATCTGAATACAGTGTATGGTCACAAATTAGACATGAATGATACTGACCAGGTAATTAATCTGCAAACGAAGGGTAATCATCTTGTGACTGTGGATGACAAGAATAAGAAAATAGAAATTAAAACCAGTGGTGGTAATGTCTGTAAAATGGACGACCAAGGAAGAAAAATTACTGTCAGTGCGACTGGGGAAATTGAAATGACTGCTTCTCAAAAAATCACCTTGAAAGTCGGTGGTAGCAAAATTGAAATCTCTGCATCCAGTATCACCTTAAGCATGGGTAGTAGCAAAATTGAACTTGGTGCATCGGGGATAGATATTAAGTCTTCAGCAATGACAAATGTTCAAGGTACAAGTACAAGTGTCAAAGGTAGTGCAAATGTGACAGTTTCTGCACCTATGGTTTCCTTGGGATAG
- a CDS encoding DUF4280 domain-containing protein, which produces MPQQVCMGASLQCVPFGTAPSSLIVIPKGTPVMASGMLAATVMDFAPIANILPFGMCTSLSNPIVASATAAALGVLTPMPCIPVPTGPWKPGAMKVKINGMPALPNTAICNCAWGGVIKINYAGQFKVSVT; this is translated from the coding sequence ATGCCACAACAAGTTTGTATGGGTGCTTCTTTACAGTGTGTGCCTTTTGGTACTGCACCAAGTTCTTTAATTGTGATTCCTAAGGGTACACCTGTCATGGCAAGTGGGATGTTAGCCGCTACAGTCATGGATTTTGCACCGATCGCCAATATTTTACCCTTCGGTATGTGTACCTCCTTATCTAATCCCATAGTTGCATCAGCTACCGCCGCAGCCCTAGGAGTACTGACTCCAATGCCATGTATTCCTGTACCCACTGGACCATGGAAACCAGGAGCAATGAAAGTTAAAATTAATGGTATGCCTGCACTGCCGAATACAGCTATTTGTAATTGTGCTTGGGGTGGGGTGATTAAGATTAATTATGCCGGACAATTTAAGGTGAGTGTGACTTGA